ATaaccaaatttttgaaataacaAGAAAAAGTTTTTTTAGCTTATACTATATATATCTTTATTTGTATGAGTTAAACACAGAGAACAAATAATACTTTactaattcaatttttttaagcTTGGCTTCCaattctcctttcttctctttacATGGTATCATAGAGCTTCTTCGATCCATGGGTGATGTAATTAATAGCCAATCACCACCAGTTGTTGTTCAAGAAACTTCACCCTCCACCATGAACAATGTCACCAAACCTCTTTCAATTTCTTTGTCAAAGTAGTTCAACAATGACAATTTCTCACTTGGCGTCACTCAGCCACACTTACCATCTGTGATCAAGAATTATAGCATCACTTGGAGAAAGACAAAGTTCCCATTCATTTTTCATCAACAGCTCATGAAGCATCAtaaacaaacacaaaagaatacAAAGAATAGAAAATAGATGATTACAATGTGACTTCTTGGTTGTTTGCTTTTATGGATCCAGCCTTCAAACATAGAGTTCATGGATGCCATTTTGTACATGAAATCTAGAGCATATTACACACATATTTTCCATCATAGACCAAAGCAAGGGTTAAATAACTCTAATTGCAGCTAAAATTGGAGAAAAAGCTTGGCCCAGCAACAGAATACTTGCCACAAATCAAGAAATTAGTGGATTCTCTTACAACTATTGGATCCCCCATCACAGAGTCTAAATATACCATTATTCTTGATGGTCTTGATGAGGATTATCATCCTTTCATCACATATGTCACAGTTAAAGGTTCACCCTATTCTATCCCAAATCTTGAAGCATTGTTAATGGGTCAAGAAGacaaaatagagaaattcgaaaaaccAAAATCTTCAATGACCTCCCTTTGGATGAGGCACTTTCaatagaagaggaagaggtGGACGTGCAAGTCGTGGAGGGAGAGGAGCTTGGAATCCTATAAATAGACCTTAATGCTAAATCTGTGGCAAAAAACTAGGTCATTTGGCAAGCTACTATTATTTTAGATTTGATCAACAATTTCAATACACTCAATGAAACTTTCCCAACTCATCAATGCATAatgctcctcctcctcctctatCCTTTCATAACCCAAGAGAATTAATAGCAACTCCAGCAACTATAGCTAATCCATCTTGATATAATGATTCCAGAGCATTTCATCACTACACTCTAGATGTAACTTATCTTGAACGAGCTCAAGAATATCAAGGCCATGATTAAATGTACATAGGTAATGGCTCAGGCATGTCTATTTATCACATTGATAATTCTTTCATACATCATAATCCTACGGAGAAGAGATATTATCTATATCACTTACTACATCTTCCATCAATTGCACATAAACTTGTAAgagtttcaaaatttataagAGATAATGTTTACTTTATTTTTTGGCTTGATTATTGTCTTGTGAAATTTCAAGCTACCAATGAGGTTTCTTGCTAAGTGTTTGTCTTTTGATGTGTATCATAAAAGGTTTGGACATCCAGTCATGCCTATTGTAAAACAGATACTTTTACAATGTTCTTTACAAATTAATAAAAGTGATACCACTAACTCTGTATGTGATTCATGTTGTTTGGCAATATCTCATCAATTAACTTATTTTCTAACTCTTACTACTTACTATTATTCGTTATATTTGATTGTATTTGATATCTAgggtgatgcgtgagcatctttaccttattttttgtttattttaggttagaatttattgattttaattatattttagtgttaaaatcctctttggatgctactttgagttgttttagtattttttaggtGAAGTTCGGATCAATTAGGCAGAGTTTTGTAcaagaaagagaagaatcaaAGCAGCCCCCTTTGGGCATTGAACACCAAGCTAGCCTTTAGTGCCAGCAACTCAGCAATGTTAGAAGTGCTCCACCCCCTTTGGGTGCTAAACACCAaagctggcattcaacgccaggcAATCCGGATCTACTTTCATTCATTGAGCATCTTTAGTTGGATTTAGcttttaattattgttttgtattttatttttgtaatttttatttacaaacaaaatcttttaggtttagaatttattattttattttagtttgaaattaaattaggttagatataaaaggaaaaagatttACCCTTTACGAGAGGGCTTCTCACTTCCACACTTTCACATTTTCTAAACCTGAATTCTCTCTGAAACATGAACCACTAAACCTCCtcggttaaagtttgaagctctgtttatttctatggattaagagtattgtttttctattttaattaatgaattgattcagtttcaaggattactttcgTTCTTCATTTATGAATCTGGGTAGATCAAAAGAATAACCCTTATTTCTATATGCGTTCTTGTAATTCTTGGAAGAGTTATCTCacttgaacaacaacttgaaatTAAATTCCTCATAAATTTCTATTTACTTTGACTTAACGGAATACATGGCATATAATTCTTTTATAtctgggtaattaggatttttatggctataaactagaattgaacccAACCCTCTAATCaaaattaagtgaccaagacaTTGGCACTTAACTAGGTTAGAGGAGATTAAATCACTAAGacattagggtttagtcactgACAGTTTCCCATGaaatgaatcttgcatgattaaattagttggtaagaaaacttAAATTAGGTGTttttagctttttgtttttatgtgttttgttctttaaattttatttagctttgttttattaaaaattgttctcttaatttttgaaattaagtttaGTGTCCCCTTAGTAGTTTTATTTTTCctaactaatttttttcaattattttcgCATTTAGTGGATTAATTTTCTATgttgattttcgaaattttagaGTTACATATTTAGTtcactttatttaattttttctcaCAGGATACCTCACTAGAAATTCTCTATACTATAACGTAGAAATTCTcactttttttgttttctgtcTGTTTATGAGTAGGAACAGGGACAAAGAATCCCTTTTTAACTTTGATCCTGAGATTGAAAGGACTGCAAAAAGACAATTACAGCAGGCTAGAACTTACAGAGCTGCTGAAAGTATCATGGATAACTCTCAGAAAGAAGCTGAAGAGTTCACTATGGAgggcaacaacaacaacaatgcgaTCAATGCTAAAATAGAAATCACATTACCTCCTCTTCAAGTAATATCCTCAAACTCTAGAACAACCTCAAACATTCACCAAATGCAGACACATTCAAAAGTAGGTATTAGGCAACCAAAGGCCTATCAGATAACATCTaatcttaaaaattaacatttaACTATTCTTCCaaaaagtgtaaaaatgtcTCGAGAAGATTCTCTATGAAAAGAAGCTATGATAACTGAGTATAAAGCTCTTTTATATCATAAAACCTAAAATCTTGTTGAATTACCTACAAATAAAAAGGTTATTACTTGAAAATGAATCTTTACTGTAAAGAAAATTGCCTAAGACAAAATCATTCGGCATAAAGCCAGATTAGTGGCTAGAGCCTTTGTTCATCATGTAGGAGTAGATTATGATTTCCATAATGCTTTTTTATATGGAACTTTGAATGAGAATGTTTACATGACACAACTTCTAGGATTTATACACTCAAATCCTCATCTTGTGTGTAAATCAAACAATCCCAAGGACTTGGTACCTGGTAGATTGCCCAAGAGCATAGGTTTGGATTTTCACACTAAAAATAGAATTTGTCCATTGtaagtatagtccaaacccaaCAATTGAACATCAATcaaatgttaaattcaaatcaattataaACCGAGATTAAGAGTAATTCAACCTCCGATCGTCTTCCCTTGAGATGCAATTGAAGTGTTACGCTTTCGGTTGTTAGGGGCAAAACAGAGTGATTTCCAAATCAAAGAATGAAAGATTAAAAGTACTAGGAAATGAAAGAACTAAGAGATGATCGAAATTGAAATCAATGCAAGCAAAAAGGGAGATAAGATCAAAACTTAGTGAAAATGCTAGAAATGCATAAAAGAGCCTTGACTTGGGAATGAGGATCCAAGGAATCCCATCattgccataaccacaactatggtaATTATAATGAGTTAATCTCGCTTAGTTAACCCCAAAcatcgaggagtaagtcaagcaagcataattgaccttaatccataagtcctaactaaCTTACCAAACTAGTTGATAAAGGCTAGCTTTAATGGACACAGGAGTCAACTAACTCCCtaagaattaccactaaatgtcggtgatgagcggataatttatacgctttttgacattgcttttaggtagtttttagtaagttcaagctacttttagggatgttttcattagtttttatattaaattcacatttctggactttactatgagtttgtgtgtttttctgtaatttcagataatttctggctgaaattgagggacttgagcaaaactctgaaaaaggctgacaaaaggactgctgatgctgttggaatctgacctcgctgcactcgaaatggattttctggagctacagaactccaaatggcgcgctctcaacggcgttggaaattagacatccagagctttccagcaatatataatagtccatactttattcggaaattgatgacgtaacttggcgttgaacgccaagtacatgctgctgtctagagttaaacgccagaaacacgtcatgatccggagttgaacgcccaaaacacgttataacttggagttcaactccaagaaaagcctcagctcgtggatagatcaagctcagcccaagcatacaccaagtgggccccggaagtggatttatgcatcaattacttactcatgtaaaccctaggagctagtttattataaatagaactttttactatcatattagaatcctggattgtattttgaatcctgtgatcacgtttgggggctggccattcggccatgcctgaacctttcacttatgtattttcaacggtggagtttctgcacaccatagattaagggtgtggagctctgctgtacctcaagtttcaatacaattattattactttctattcaattctcttttattcttattccaagatatacattgcacaacactttgatgaatgtgatgatccgtgacactcatcatcattctcacctatgaacgtgcgtgattgataaccacttccgttctaccttaggccgggcgcatatctcttagattctccaacagaatcttcgtggtataagttagatagatggcggcattcatgaggatccggaaagtctaaaccttgtctatggtattccgagtaggattctgggattgaatgactgtgacgagcttcaaactcctgaaggctgggcgtgatgacaaacacaaaagaatcaagggattctattccaacctgattgagaaccgacagatgattagccgtgctgtgacagagcataggaacgttttcactgagaggatgggatgtagccattgacaacggtgatgccctacatacagcttgccatggaaaggagtaagaaggattggatgaaagcaataagaaagtagagattcgaaaggattctagcatctccacacgcctatctgaaattcccactattgatttacataagtatttctatccctttttattttctttttattattaattttcgaaatccataaaccaatttaatctgcctaactgagatttacaaggtgaccatagcttgcttcataccaaaaatctctgtgggatcgacccttactcacgtaaggtattacttggacgacctagtgcacttgctggttagttgtgcggagttgtgaattgaattttagacaccgtgatattgagcaccaagtttttggagccattaccggggattgtttcgagttagaaaagaatgaatcacaatttcgtgcaccaagtttttggcaccgttgccggggattgttcgagtatggacaactgacggttcatcttgttgctcagattaggtaattttcttttcaaaaacttttcaaaaaagatttttcaaatttttttttatttttcgtttttctaataatgttttttgaaaaaaataataaaaatacaaaaaaatcataaaatcataaaaaaaaccaaaaatattttgtgtttcttgtttgagtcttgagtcaatttttaagtttggtgtcaattgcatgctttaaaaaattttttcttgcatttttcgaaaattcatgcattcatagtgttctttatgatcttcaagatgttcttggtAAATCCTCTTGTTttatcttgatgatttcttgttttgtgttgtttgttgtttttcatatgcatttttcgtttgttagagtccatgcattaaagatttctaagtttggtgtcttgcatgttttctttgcataaaaaatttttcaaaattatgttcttgatgttcatcatgatcttcaaagtgttcttggtgttcatcttgacattcatagtgttcttgcatgcatcatgagttttgattcataattttcatgttgtgagtcatttttgttgtttttctctctcatcattaaaaattcaaaagaatcaaaaaatatcttttccttatttccctccaaattttcgaaattttgggttgacttggtcaaaaatttttaaaaattaattgtttcttacaagtcaagtcaaattttcaattttaaaaatcttatcttttcaaaatctttttcaaaaatcatatcttttccattttttcctttttttcgaaaatttcaaaaatctttttcaaattattttcaaaatctttttcttatcttttacatcatattttcgaaaattagctaacaatttatgtgattgattcaaaaatttgaagtttgttactttcttgttaagaaaggttcaatctttaaaattctagaatcctatcttttagtttcttgttagttaagtaattaattttaattttaaaaaattaaatctttttcaaaactaatttcaatcatatcttttcaaaaaatatctttttaatcttatcttttcaaaaatccaTCCGAATCAAGCTAAAATATATTAGAAAATCTGGACTCATCGGTACCTTACTATCACCGTTACTCTTAAATCCTTTGGCTTTATGGTTACAAAATCATATCCATCCCTCTTTATTAGATTTACCTCTAATTCCATCATTTATATACTcatttatgttgatgacatgttGCTAACAGAGAATAATAATTCTAAAACTCAAATTGTTTTACAGCAATTACATTCTACATTTGTACTTAAAAATTTAGGTGATTTAAATTTCTTTCTAGAAATAAAAGCTATTATGCATTCTGAAAATTGAAACTCTTTAAATCAAGGTGTTTGCTATGGTACGATGATAAATTCATACGTACCGATACGTTTAAAATATAGACAAATAACAATAAGCCATGTGGAATTTATTTTCCACGTcagcatttaattttttcttttttaaatatatagtatatcaccacttttactaaaacacccttttaattaaataaaaataaaaaagatttatttatttaattttataaaaagacttaaacatccttcctttatttgattagacaaaaatatccttttaaattaatcaaattttagaattcaattaatcctaattttatagtttcaaataattgaaacaacaaaacaaaaacatattaaaaaaacaaaaaatcaaaattgttCTTCCTCTATgttaaacatattaaaaaaacaaaaaaccaaaattgttcttcatctaaGGTTCAGAAACCTTCTCCTTCACACCTCTAAAGGTTTCagtcttcttcatcttcttctctcctcttcCTATCCTCTATCTGTGTCTCTCTCTGCTCCTGGATCTCTCTCATCTGTCTCTGCATCTCTGTGTTGCACGCAAGACACCATCGTTTTGCTGGAATGCCCTAGCCAATTACCTAACCTAGCAACCTTAGCTCCACACAACGGCTAAACGCGAATCCATCCCTCCCATCAccctcgagctcctccttcCTCTCTCCGTCATCGATCTCACTCCCTCACCTCCGTCCATCTCCCGCCGCCGTCGCCGAAACGAGCTTCGAAGCCACCGTCGGTATCGCGTAGCTCTGTTCCACCATCGTGCAGCTACTATTTCAGCTTTGAAAACACCGTCGCGCAGCTCGGTTCCATTCACCGTCTCCTGCACTCCCACCGGCATCGAACAACAATAGCTCGACTTCAAAGATCCCCCTCCTTCTTCCGCCGTAGATTGCGTTGGCACCAGCCAAGACGTCGAGTGCGTTGCACCCTTTGCCAATGAAGAACAGGGACAAAACGGCACCGTATCGTTATCTTCGGAGAACAATAAGGAACAAAGTATCAGTCTGTACCCAAAATGAACTAGTAACAATTTCCctaactaactaataactaACTGTAAGTCTGTAAATGTCAGTAACGGACCACACTACTAACTAATAACTGTCAGCAACAAAAGAAATCTGTTTAACTAAAGTTATCTTGTGTGTGGATTGAAGAAGGTGAATCATTGAAGTGCCTTGCGGAAGGGCTTTGGGAATTGACAGTGCTGGTATCACCGTTCTTCTTCTGGGGAACTGCAATGGTGgctatgaaggaggtgattccAAGGACAGGCCCATTCTTTGTGTCAGCATTCCGGCTAATACCTGCCGGATTCCTCCTCATCGGGTTCGCTGCTTCAAGGGGAAGACCGTTCCCTTCGGGATTCAATGCCTGGCTCTCAATCTCTCTCTTTGCATTAGTTGATGCAACTTGCTTTCAGGTCTATTCATATCTTATGCTCTCAAAAGTTATGAAATTTTCCATGGCAGTATATTTGTTACTTTGTTAGTTAGTTTGTTTAGAATGAAGGGGAATTGAAAGCAATGCTAATTGATTGGAATGCTTTAAGAATTGGCATATTGCATGCTTTGATTCCAAACTCATTCAGTATTGAAATTCAACTCATGATCATCCTTTTGTCTCTGTTCTAAGTCTTCTACTCACCTTTGTGCCTATCTATATAAATATTGAAAACCTCATTAACTTATTCCAACTTGCCCAAAGCATTTAAAGCAATacacattttcttcttctcttttttgttTCCTTTCATCCCACCCAATTTTGTTTTCTCATTCTTGGGTTCATAGTTAACCATGAAGTTCATAGGGTCAGTGTTAGCGGTGACTTTTGCTCTGGTTTTAGCCTCAACCTCAGCATCAGATCCTGATGCTCTTCAAGACCTCTGTGTTGTAGACACTGCATCTGGTATATCTTATATTTCTCTATCTATCTCTTCTCATTTGATGTTTCTATTCTCTTGTGATATGTGTGTCtggaacaacaacaacataatAATCATTATATTTGATCCTTTGGTTTTCTTTCAATTAACTCCAACTAACTCACTATTAGGCCTACCAACTACTTTAATATTGCTTCCTTTTTCATAATATGGTGCACCCACTTGCATATGACTACTAATTAAGGTTTTTTTGttaacacaacataaaaaaagtTAATCTTTTTAAGTAAATTAAGCATAGCCCAGATCTCAAAAATCATTGGCTGGTTGACATGGGTAGTGTGTGAATGAAAAAACAGGTGTTAAGGTGAATGGATTCACGTGTAAAGACGCTGCAAAAGTGAATGCATCTGATTTCTCATCAAACATATTAACAAAACTAGGTGTGGCAGCAAACACAACCTTTGGTTCCATTGTAACAGGAGCCAACATTGAAAAGATCCCAGGATTGAACACACTTGGTGTGTCTCTGTCACGCATTGACTATGCCCCAGGTGGACTCAACCCACCCTACACACACCCACATGCTACTGAGATTGTGTTTGTTCTTGAAGGTCAACTTGATGTTGGGTTCATAACAACATCCAATGTTCTCATATCAAAGACCATCTACAAGGGTGAGATCTTTGTCTTCCCAAAAGGGTTGGTTCATTTCCAGAAGAACAATGCCAATGAACCTGCTGCAGTTATTTCAGCCTTCAACAGCCAATTGCCTGGAACACAGTCTATTCCTCTGACTTTGTTTGCTGCCACCCCACCGGTCCCGAATAACGTGTTGACCAAGGCATTCCAAGTTGGTACCAAggagattgagaaaattaagtcTAGGCTTGCTCCCATGAAGTAATTGTTATAGTAGGAATGATATATACTTGATTGGTATATGTATGCTTTAATAATGTCTCTGTTGTTTTTATGTATTTGTCTCTCTCATTCAATCTCTCTTTGTTGCCTCACAattcatcatatatatttggaAAACTTATAAAAGCAAATAATGGGACATATTCATTTCTTTTATAATTGGAATTTGAAAGGTGCTATCAGCATGCTTTGTTCTTTTTGTTAATCATAATGTGTGTGTGTGATGTATTATTCAGTGTTGACTTACTAGTTCTCAACAGTCCTACTCCTTGTTGCTTATCTATCAGTGCCTTATAATAACAAGAATATTAAAGTTATTGCCTCCTATGCCTCATCTTACTCTCTTTCCCTTTCTTCTATAACCTTCCAATTAATCTCATTGAATTTGTACCATGGTGGTATTAAAATAatgtataataatattaataattacaCTTCCTATCATATTGGTATGGATAGATGGAAACAAATAACCTAACCCCATCTTCCGTATCTTATCTCCCAATATTTAGCAGCACAAAGAAATGTAGCTAGTATGGTCAAAATAGTAGAAAAAACCTGCCTTGATTATTAGAAATTATCATCGTGGCACCATGTAACCCGCTAAAGTCATAGATactacaatacaaataactattttttatttattcacaCTAATCAAAACTAGTTATACAGATTGATTAATTATCATATcctaatatataatatagtttTATAAAGTTGCTGCAAATAAAAAGCCATACAGCCAAAGCAGAAGGTGGAATTTCTTTGTCAATGTCCTAAAGATTGATTCCTAATAGCTTTGTTCCTCCAATTATATTTAAAAGCAACAGAGTTGGTAACTAAAGTATGGGCAAATGTTAATTATATGCTACTCAATAGAGGCATAAACTGGCCGTACACATATTCCAGCTATATGAAATGGTGAATTCACAAAATAAACTAACTAATGGTTAGTGATGTTGGGCCACTAACCCAAATTCATTTTTGTATATTCCCCTGGGGGAAAACATCTTAATTTGAGTAGATTTTTGTCTAAGGTTATTCCAATTGAACAATATGCTTCTTTCACATAAGAAAAAGAAACCACACCTCAT
Above is a genomic segment from Arachis stenosperma cultivar V10309 chromosome 1, arast.V10309.gnm1.PFL2, whole genome shotgun sequence containing:
- the LOC130945492 gene encoding rhicadhesin receptor-like isoform X1, with the protein product MKFIGSVLAVTFALVLASTSASDPDALQDLCVVDTASGVKVNGFTCKDAAKVNASDFSSNILTKLGVAANTTFGSIVTGANIEKIPGLNTLGVSLSRIDYAPGGLNPPYTHPHATEIVFVLEGQLDVGFITTSNVLISKTIYKGEIFVFPKGLVHFQKNNANEPAAVISAFNSQLPGTQSIPLTLFAATPPVPNNVLTKAFQVGTKEIEKIKSRLAPMK
- the LOC130945492 gene encoding rhicadhesin receptor-like isoform X2, with the protein product MINSYVPILLAVTFALVLASTSASDPDALQDLCVVDTASGVKVNGFTCKDAAKVNASDFSSNILTKLGVAANTTFGSIVTGANIEKIPGLNTLGVSLSRIDYAPGGLNPPYTHPHATEIVFVLEGQLDVGFITTSNVLISKTIYKGEIFVFPKGLVHFQKNNANEPAAVISAFNSQLPGTQSIPLTLFAATPPVPNNVLTKAFQVGTKEIEKIKSRLAPMK